In Hoeflea ulvae, one genomic interval encodes:
- a CDS encoding Lrp/AsnC family transcriptional regulator — MDRVDRKLLNLMQRDASRTNLAMADEVGLSPSSCLRRLQRLRKSGVIEKIVAILNPARAGRGIKALVTVELKLHGEQHMRRFLETVVTEEAVSHAYAVTGATDVVLMLRLHDMEEFDALCDRLFRDQNNVARFFTMIVIRSAKEETAIRL, encoded by the coding sequence ATGGATCGCGTCGACCGAAAACTTCTCAATCTCATGCAGCGCGACGCATCGCGCACCAATCTCGCCATGGCCGACGAGGTCGGCCTGTCGCCGTCGAGCTGCCTGCGCCGCCTGCAGCGGCTGCGCAAATCCGGTGTGATCGAGAAGATTGTCGCCATCCTCAATCCGGCCCGGGCCGGACGCGGGATCAAGGCGCTGGTGACGGTCGAGCTGAAACTGCATGGCGAGCAGCATATGCGCCGCTTTCTCGAGACTGTCGTTACCGAGGAGGCGGTGTCGCACGCCTATGCCGTCACCGGCGCGACCGATGTGGTGCTGATGCTGCGCCTGCACGACATGGAGGAATTCGACGCCCTGTGTGACCGGCTGTTCCGCGATCAGAACAATGTCGCCCGCTTCTTCACCATGATCGTCATCCGCAGCGCCAAGGAGGAAACGGCAATCCGGCTCTAA
- a CDS encoding putative bifunctional diguanylate cyclase/phosphodiesterase: MPGTHQNTAQEAQIENQSQRLIFAYQSACVLIMAIGLLWAGVFAWKQLWIFVIPDMMLVVVAAVGWWLLESGRLNTALIVTQVSLLVFITCFSLMFDPPTDAYPRNTHLYLLDIALLGFINHLRRKSELQLVIIAACLLAFIVLASTSFGFPFAQPITDEIRASGIWINTILATVMLCGGVYAIQIEITRPKGLALELRNAVGNDEMELYFQPQIDDTGAIHGAEALLRWEHPQRGQVPPGSFIPVAEEAGLMPLLGGWVLDEACRTLAQWSEDPVLSRLTLAVNVSASQFQMADFESSLMETLRIHQVAPSRLQLELTESVFIDDMAATVARMESLRSTGISFALDDFGTGYSSLSYLRRLPLDQLKIDRSFVQESLENDRGAALVNSIIQLGIDLGFVVLAEGIESPEQHAFLLDCGCHEFQGYLFGRPVPADAFAAHVWQAAEPAPMARPKRAAQG, encoded by the coding sequence TTGCCAGGAACGCATCAGAACACTGCGCAGGAAGCACAGATCGAAAATCAGTCACAGCGGCTGATTTTCGCCTATCAATCTGCCTGCGTCCTGATCATGGCGATAGGCCTGCTGTGGGCGGGCGTCTTTGCATGGAAGCAGCTGTGGATTTTCGTCATCCCCGACATGATGCTTGTGGTCGTGGCGGCCGTTGGCTGGTGGCTGCTTGAATCGGGTCGGCTGAACACCGCCCTGATCGTGACCCAGGTTTCGTTGCTGGTGTTCATCACCTGCTTCAGCCTGATGTTCGATCCGCCAACCGACGCCTATCCGAGGAACACCCATCTCTATTTGCTCGATATCGCCCTGCTCGGCTTTATCAACCACCTGCGGCGCAAGTCGGAATTGCAGCTGGTGATCATCGCCGCCTGTCTGCTGGCCTTCATCGTGCTGGCGAGCACCTCCTTCGGCTTTCCCTTCGCCCAGCCCATTACCGACGAGATTCGCGCAAGCGGCATCTGGATCAACACCATCCTGGCAACGGTGATGTTGTGCGGCGGCGTCTATGCCATCCAGATCGAAATCACCCGCCCCAAGGGACTGGCGCTGGAATTGCGCAACGCCGTTGGCAATGACGAGATGGAACTCTATTTCCAGCCGCAGATCGACGACACCGGCGCCATCCACGGCGCCGAGGCGCTGTTGCGCTGGGAGCATCCGCAACGCGGCCAGGTTCCGCCGGGCAGTTTCATCCCGGTGGCCGAAGAGGCCGGTCTGATGCCGCTGCTGGGCGGCTGGGTGCTCGACGAGGCCTGCCGCACGCTGGCGCAGTGGAGCGAGGATCCGGTGCTGAGCCGGCTGACGCTCGCGGTCAATGTCAGCGCCAGCCAGTTCCAGATGGCGGATTTCGAAAGCTCGCTCATGGAAACGCTGCGGATCCACCAGGTCGCCCCCTCCCGGCTGCAACTGGAACTGACCGAGAGCGTCTTCATCGACGATATGGCGGCGACGGTGGCCCGGATGGAAAGCCTGCGCAGCACCGGCATCAGCTTCGCGCTGGATGATTTCGGCACCGGCTACTCCTCGCTGAGCTATCTGCGCCGGTTGCCGCTGGACCAGCTCAAGATCGACCGCAGCTTCGTACAGGAATCGCTGGAGAACGACCGCGGCGCGGCCCTGGTCAACAGCATCATCCAGCTCGGCATTGATCTCGGCTTCGTGGTCCTGGCCGAAGGCATCGAGTCCCCCGAGCAGCACGCATTCCTGCTCGATTGCGGCTGTCATGAGTTCCAGGGCTATCTGTTCGGCCGCCCGGTGCCCGCCGATGCCTTTGCCGCCCATGTCTGGCAGGCCGCGGAGCCTGCGCCGATGGCCCGTCCGAAGCGGGCCGCACAGGGCTGA
- a CDS encoding spermidine synthase, whose protein sequence is MIPWIRLDAVTLDDGVELRLMRRGTEFSIMLGANELMNSRLSGSEEALATLASDRLAGRPRPRMLIGGLGMGFTLRAALKALGGEARITVAELVPQVIDWAGGPMAPVFAGCLDDPRVALHQGDVGELIRGGEGAWDAILLDVDNGPDGLTRQGNDALYSASGLAAAHRALSPGGVFSVWSSAPDAAFTRRLKQAGFTVEEVPTRASIKKRGARHMIWVAVKAG, encoded by the coding sequence ATGATACCCTGGATCCGGCTCGATGCCGTGACACTCGATGATGGCGTCGAACTGCGGCTGATGCGCCGCGGGACAGAATTCTCCATCATGCTCGGCGCCAACGAGCTGATGAACAGCCGCCTGAGCGGATCCGAGGAAGCGCTGGCCACTCTCGCGTCAGACCGGCTTGCCGGGCGGCCACGTCCGCGCATGCTGATCGGCGGCCTCGGCATGGGCTTTACCTTGCGCGCTGCGCTTAAAGCTCTGGGTGGGGAAGCCCGCATAACCGTCGCTGAACTTGTGCCACAGGTCATAGACTGGGCGGGCGGGCCGATGGCGCCGGTATTTGCTGGCTGTCTCGATGATCCGCGTGTTGCTCTGCATCAGGGCGATGTCGGCGAGCTGATCCGAGGCGGCGAGGGGGCCTGGGACGCCATCCTGCTCGATGTCGACAACGGCCCCGACGGGCTGACCCGGCAGGGCAATGACGCGCTTTATTCCGCCAGCGGTTTGGCGGCTGCCCACCGGGCATTGTCACCCGGCGGCGTCTTCTCTGTCTGGTCCTCGGCGCCCGACGCGGCCTTCACGCGACGGCTCAAACAGGCGGGTTTTACTGTTGAAGAGGTGCCGACCCGCGCCAGCATCAAAAAACGCGGCGCGCGGCACATGATCTGGGTTGCTGTCAAAGCGGGATGA
- a CDS encoding DNA-3-methyladenine glycosylase I: MRSFDEIYEIAAARKGGAEALEAQLSTPKSAAELAAIPDDRWLAAMTRGVFQAGFNWKVVENMWPGFEAAFDGFDIGRCAMLNDEDFDRLVSDTRIIRHGAKIKSVQQNAVFVRELAAQSGSAGKAFADWPSTDFIGLMELLRKRGSRLGGATGPYCLRAMGKDSFILSQSVTGRLIAEGVVDRQPSSKKALADVQSAFNIWMQQSGRSLTEISRVLAMSL; encoded by the coding sequence GTGCGGTCATTTGACGAGATTTACGAGATTGCGGCGGCGCGCAAGGGCGGCGCCGAGGCGCTTGAAGCCCAGTTGAGCACGCCCAAATCCGCCGCGGAGCTGGCCGCCATCCCGGACGACCGCTGGCTTGCGGCAATGACCAGAGGCGTGTTTCAGGCCGGCTTCAACTGGAAGGTCGTCGAAAACATGTGGCCCGGCTTCGAGGCGGCGTTTGACGGCTTCGATATCGGCCGCTGCGCCATGCTCAATGACGAGGATTTCGACCGGCTGGTATCCGATACCCGCATCATCCGCCACGGCGCCAAGATCAAGTCGGTGCAGCAAAACGCTGTGTTCGTGCGCGAGCTTGCGGCGCAGTCGGGCAGTGCCGGCAAGGCCTTCGCCGACTGGCCCTCGACCGATTTCATCGGGCTGATGGAACTGCTCAGGAAACGTGGCAGCCGGCTCGGCGGCGCCACCGGGCCCTATTGCCTGCGCGCGATGGGCAAGGACAGTTTCATCCTGTCGCAAAGCGTCACCGGCCGGCTGATCGCCGAAGGCGTCGTCGACAGGCAGCCGTCTTCGAAAAAGGCCTTGGCTGACGTCCAGTCTGCGTTCAATATCTGGATGCAGCAATCCGGCCGCTCGCTGACCGAAATCAGCCGCGTGCTGGCCATGAGCCTTTGA
- a CDS encoding LysE family translocator: MDWTLAFVSVFAIFIPALMLPGPDFIGVVRSAMARGTRAGLMTTLGVTIGLGLYAGLSLIGLSAILLEYQWLAWTVRICGGLYLAYLGVRLLMTRPAAIDLDGGDHPGSGNPLVFGFLVTLTNPKAIVLFTSVFATAVTDAMPLWVMAAMVGLVMASAALWYTLVTLFMSSRPVIARFENAQHWIERAAGACFIAIGAKILADSRNPLTP; this comes from the coding sequence ATGGACTGGACCCTTGCCTTTGTCAGCGTCTTTGCGATTTTCATTCCGGCGCTGATGCTGCCGGGCCCTGATTTCATCGGCGTCGTGCGCTCGGCGATGGCGCGGGGCACGCGCGCCGGTCTGATGACCACGCTCGGCGTGACCATCGGGCTCGGGCTCTATGCCGGGCTCTCCCTGATCGGGCTGTCGGCGATCTTGCTGGAATATCAATGGCTTGCCTGGACGGTGCGGATCTGTGGCGGGCTCTATCTGGCCTATCTCGGTGTCAGGCTGCTGATGACCAGGCCCGCAGCCATCGACCTGGATGGCGGCGATCATCCTGGCTCCGGCAACCCGCTGGTCTTCGGCTTTCTGGTGACGCTGACCAATCCCAAGGCGATCGTGCTGTTTACCAGCGTCTTTGCCACCGCGGTCACCGACGCCATGCCGCTCTGGGTGATGGCGGCGATGGTCGGGCTGGTGATGGCAAGTGCAGCCCTCTGGTACACGCTGGTGACGCTGTTCATGTCGTCGCGCCCGGTGATCGCCCGGTTCGAAAACGCCCAGCACTGGATCGAACGCGCCGCCGGGGCCTGTTTCATCGCCATTGGGGCAAAGATACTCGCCGACAGCCGCAATCCGCTGACGCCGTAA
- a CDS encoding histidine phosphatase family protein — MNTPSDFIFVRHGETDWNASGLFQGRTDIALNANGVRQAHRAAQSLRSLRIGRIVSSPLSRAIDTAAIIARAANRTTETDDNLIECDFGSLEGQSIREAMIRYDITRLEQLAGILPADGEQWAEVRARALAALNGLLLPRTEALTVLVGHDAVLQAISEHLCGCWFKSSHATPYLFALNDGSWTRTELS; from the coding sequence ATGAACACCCCCTCCGACTTCATCTTCGTGCGGCACGGCGAAACCGACTGGAATGCATCGGGGCTGTTTCAGGGCCGCACCGACATCGCGCTCAATGCCAACGGTGTGCGCCAGGCTCACCGCGCGGCCCAGAGCCTCAGATCTTTGCGCATCGGCAGGATTGTCAGCAGCCCGCTGTCGCGGGCGATCGACACGGCCGCGATCATCGCAAGGGCCGCAAACCGGACGACTGAGACCGACGACAATCTGATCGAGTGCGATTTCGGCTCACTGGAGGGGCAGTCGATCCGCGAGGCCATGATCCGCTACGACATCACCCGGCTTGAGCAACTGGCCGGGATCCTGCCCGCGGATGGCGAGCAATGGGCGGAGGTGCGCGCCCGTGCGCTGGCCGCGCTCAACGGGTTGTTGCTGCCGCGCACCGAGGCTCTCACCGTTCTCGTCGGCCATGACGCCGTGCTTCAGGCGATCTCGGAGCACTTGTGCGGGTGCTGGTTCAAGAGCAGCCACGCCACGCCCTATCTGTTTGCACTGAACGACGGGAGCTGGACGCGAACAGAACTGTCGTGA
- a CDS encoding HD domain-containing protein, with protein sequence MTGPALPSPERIAAVLRFLDETNRLKDTLRSGRTPEGRQESTAEHSWRLCLLVILFGDALEDVDLMRLIKICIVHDLGEAISGDVPAIDQRAGDDRAARERADLVTLCAPLPGDLRAEIVGLWDEYAEARTPEAVLAKGFDKIETMLTHSTGKNPDDFDYRFNLNYGLPATNRHPLLAAIRAQVDDRTRRLDRGWTGPGDR encoded by the coding sequence ATGACCGGCCCAGCGCTTCCCTCCCCGGAGCGGATCGCCGCGGTGCTGCGTTTTCTCGATGAGACCAACCGGCTCAAGGACACGCTGCGCAGCGGGCGCACGCCCGAGGGCCGGCAGGAAAGCACCGCCGAGCACAGCTGGCGGCTTTGCCTGCTGGTCATTCTGTTTGGCGACGCGCTGGAGGACGTCGACCTCATGCGGCTGATCAAGATCTGCATCGTCCACGATCTCGGCGAGGCGATTTCCGGCGACGTTCCGGCGATCGACCAGCGCGCCGGGGACGACCGGGCCGCGCGCGAGCGTGCCGATCTTGTCACCTTGTGCGCGCCCCTGCCCGGTGATCTGAGAGCCGAGATTGTCGGGCTCTGGGACGAATATGCCGAAGCCAGGACGCCCGAAGCGGTGCTGGCCAAGGGGTTTGACAAGATCGAAACAATGCTGACCCACTCGACCGGCAAGAACCCGGATGATTTCGATTATCGCTTCAATCTGAACTACGGGCTGCCCGCCACCAACCGCCATCCGCTGCTTGCGGCGATCCGGGCGCAGGTCGATGACCGCACCCGCAGGCTCGACCGCGGCTGGACCGGACCAGGAGACCGATGA
- a CDS encoding alkane 1-monooxygenase, which produces MIFISTARNGDRVEYRDTKRWLWILSVLSPSLPGLGAVAYLASGNPWWVLAPIVFYYGVYVGADHLVGVDPNNPPEDVVEAMAADPFYRVLLFLSVPVFWFSLLACAIAAGQPGTPLLAWLGLCVGAGVSSGTAITIGHELGHKTSRLDQWGAKFANACSGYGHFCIEHNRGHHVHVATPDDPASARLGESLWRFSLREIPGTAVRGWQMERARLARKGLGFWHWRNDILQCYAITLSADLALIAAFGWTMVPFLLLHNLIGWFHLTVANYIEHYGLKRDLKPDGRYGACEPRHSWNTNHIITNLMLFHLQRHSDHHANPLRPYQALRSFEELPTLPSGYPGTFLLAAIPPLWFRVMDPKVMAWAGGNLDKTNLDPERAAEYRARWSRAE; this is translated from the coding sequence ATGATCTTCATCAGCACCGCCAGGAATGGCGACCGCGTCGAATACCGCGATACCAAGCGCTGGCTGTGGATCCTGTCGGTGCTGTCGCCATCACTGCCGGGGCTGGGCGCCGTGGCCTATCTGGCGAGCGGCAATCCCTGGTGGGTTCTGGCACCGATCGTGTTCTATTACGGCGTCTATGTCGGCGCCGACCATCTGGTGGGCGTCGATCCCAACAATCCGCCCGAAGATGTGGTCGAGGCCATGGCCGCCGACCCGTTCTACCGGGTGCTGCTGTTTTTGTCGGTGCCGGTGTTCTGGTTCTCGCTGCTGGCCTGCGCCATTGCCGCCGGGCAACCCGGCACGCCGCTGCTGGCCTGGCTGGGGCTGTGCGTGGGCGCCGGGGTCAGTTCGGGAACGGCGATCACCATCGGGCATGAGCTCGGGCACAAGACATCGCGGCTGGATCAATGGGGCGCAAAATTTGCCAATGCCTGCTCCGGCTACGGGCATTTCTGCATCGAGCACAATCGCGGCCACCATGTGCATGTGGCAACTCCGGACGACCCGGCCTCGGCCCGGCTCGGCGAAAGCCTGTGGCGGTTTTCCCTGCGCGAGATCCCCGGCACCGCGGTGCGCGGCTGGCAGATGGAGCGGGCACGTCTCGCCCGCAAGGGCCTGGGTTTCTGGCATTGGCGCAATGACATCCTGCAATGCTACGCGATCACGCTTTCGGCCGATCTGGCACTGATCGCCGCCTTCGGCTGGACCATGGTGCCGTTCCTGCTGCTGCACAATCTGATTGGCTGGTTTCACCTCACCGTTGCCAATTACATCGAGCATTACGGGCTCAAGCGCGACCTCAAGCCCGACGGGCGCTATGGCGCATGCGAGCCGCGGCATTCATGGAACACCAACCATATCATCACCAATCTGATGCTGTTTCACCTGCAGCGCCATTCCGATCACCACGCCAACCCGTTGCGGCCCTATCAGGCGCTGCGCTCGTTCGAGGAACTGCCGACACTGCCGTCGGGCTATCCCGGCACCTTTCTGCTGGCAGCCATTCCGCCGCTGTGGTTCCGGGTGATGGATCCGAAGGTGATGGCCTGGGCCGGCGGCAATCTCGACAAGACCAATCTCGACCCTGAACGCGCAGCGGAGTACCGGGCCAGATGGAGCCGGGCCGAATGA